The DNA segment GATCGCCCAGGCGCTGCTCGGCTCTCCTCAGGTGTTGATCGTGGATGAGCCCACCGCCGGGCTAGATCCCGAGGAGCGCGTGCGTTTCCGTAATTTGCTCACGCGGTTCAGTCTGGGCCGAATCGTGCTCCTGTCTACGCATATTGTCGCGGACATCGAGAGCAATTGCCGTCAGATCGCTGTTCTTGATCAAGGCCGAGTCTGCTTTTCCGGCGATTTGGCGGAGTTACAGGCCTCCGGCCAAGGCAAGGTGTGGGAAGGGATCGTGGAAGAAGGCTTGTTTGCCGAGCTCAACCCGATGTCCATTGTATCGACACGCCGTACCGACGAAGGGTTGCTATGCCGAATTATCTCCGATGCCCCGCCCATAGGAATGGAAGCTGCAGCAGTTCGGCCTACGCTGGAGGACGGTTACCTGGCTCTCCTCAGAGCGAGGCAGGAGGAAGGGGCGATTCGTCTATGGTGAAGTGGAGGCGGCAATTTGTGCTTGAAGTGAACCATATTTTTCGCAACCCTTGGCTCATGGGGCTGCCTGCGCTGTACGGAGTATTGTACGCATTGAATTTGTCCGACGTCTCGCCGTATAACAATTTTTTTAATCATACCTATAGCTTCCATTCACTCGCACAGACGCTCACGCTTGGTATCGTTATGCTGCTTGGCATTCTAGTCATTCGTCGCGACATCAGCCGCCCCACTTATGAATGGAGTTCAGGATTGCCCCTTTCTTACGGCACGAGAATCACGGCGAAATATGCAGCTGTGATGGCGTATTTAACTTTATTTTCACTGCTGGCAGTGATTTTGTTCATCGTCTTCTCTTATGGTAAAGGGATTGAATCCAAAATTATCTTATCGCATAGCGCATATTTCTTTTTTACCTATGAATTATCGTATATGGTGACGCTGGCGCTGGCTATGCTGCTCGCAGTATGCCTGCCGAATCGTATTGTGTATTTGATT comes from the Paenibacillus lentus genome and includes:
- a CDS encoding ABC transporter ATP-binding protein gives rise to the protein MIEINHLYKMYRKGQLALDDVNMTIGEGMVGLLGPNGAGKTSLMRILATLIRPSSGDALINGVSLKKAEDIRAMIGYLPQQFQVYPQLTGAEFLDYVAVMKGMSDPRKRKAEIVRLLEEVNLSEKAYKRIRTYSGGMRRRLGIAQALLGSPQVLIVDEPTAGLDPEERVRFRNLLTRFSLGRIVLLSTHIVADIESNCRQIAVLDQGRVCFSGDLAELQASGQGKVWEGIVEEGLFAELNPMSIVSTRRTDEGLLCRIISDAPPIGMEAAAVRPTLEDGYLALLRARQEEGAIRLW